The Actinotalea sp. JY-7876 sequence GGCATGCAGATCGTCGAGCGCCTCGCCGACTGGGGCTGGCGGCCCTCCGGCGCGGGCAAGGTCGTGTGGGCCCGCGTGCGGCCCACGCCGTTCGGACCGGGACCCGACGCGGCGCCGTGAACGTCGGCGGGCTCAGGCCCGCGTGCTCGCCACGGGCGGGCAGACGTGCTCGCCGTCGATGCGGAACATCGGCAGCGCGCCGCACACCTCGAGCACGAACAGCTCGCGCTCGTCGCAGCCGCGCAGGACGGTGGCACCGCCGCGCTTGCGGCCGGCGTCGGCGAGCGAGATGAGGAACGCGGCGCCGGTCGAGTCCATGAAGGTCACGCCGCACATGTCGATGACGAGCAGCTGGCGCCGCAGCCCGGTGATGCGGGCGGTGATCTCGGGGAACTGGTCCCGCTCCGAGAGGTCGAGGTCCCCCGCGATGGTCAGCGTCGTCGTCGCCGGTGACATGGCGATCTCGATCATGGAAGCTCCGATGCGGGGGGAAGGCGGTACCTCGACTCTATCCAGGCGCCGTGCGCGCTGCACTCCCGTCCCCGGCCGGTCGGCGGTACGCCGCCGCTGCAGGAGGATGGGGGCATGGCCCACGAGAACCCGCACGCCAACCTGCTGGGCGGCCCCGCGCCGACCCTCCTGCCCGCCGACCACCCCGACACCGCGGCCCGCGCGGCGCTCGCCTCGGCCGGGGCGCGCGACGTCGCCCGCGCCCACCCGGCGTCGTCCATCGCCTGGGCGCTGCTCGCCGAGGAGGAGCTCGGGCACGACGACGTCGCCGCCTACGCCTACGCGCGCACCGGCTACCACCGCGGCCTCGACGCGCTGCGGCGCGCGGGCTGGCGCGGCACCGGCCCCGTGCCGGCGGACCACGTCACCAACCAGGGCTTCCTGCGCGCGCTCCTGGCGCTCGCGCAGTCGGCGGCGGCGATCGGCGAGGTGGCCGAGGCCGAGCGCTGCACCGCCTTCCTCGCCGACTGCGGCACCACGCCGGCGGAGGTCGAGGCGCTGCGCGCGGCCGCGCCCGCCTGAGGGTCCGCCCCGGGCGCCGGTGAGGCCTGCGGGCGGTGCGTGCGGGGGTGACCCCGGCGGTGGCGGTAGCCTCGTCGGGGCGCGCCGCCGGTCTGGCGCGCGCCCGCCGCACCGTCGTCCACAGCAAAGGACCTCTCATGCCAGCCGTCGTCGTGCTCGGCGCCCAGTGGGGCGACGAGGGCAAGGGCAAGGCCACCGACCAGCTGGGGTCGCGCGTCGACCACGTCGTGAAGTTCAACGGCGGCAACAACGCCGGCCACACGGTCGTGATCGACGGCGAGAAGTACGCCCTGCACCTGCTGCCCTCGGGCATCCTCTCGCCGGGCGTGACCCCCGTGATCGGCAACGGCGTGGTCATCGACCTCGAGGTGCTGTTCCAGGAGATCGACGCGCTGGAGGTGCGCGGGGTCGACACCTCGCGGCTGCTCGTCTCCTCGAGCGCGCACCTCATCGCGCCGTACAACCGGACCATCGACAAGGTCACGGAGCGGTTCCTCGGCAAGCGCCGGATCGGGACGACGGGTCGGGGCATCGGCCCCACCTACGCCGACAAGATCAGCCGCGTGGGCATCCGCGTCCAGGACCTGTTCGACGAGCACATCCTGCGGCAGAAGGTCGAGGGCGCCCTCGACCAGAAGAACCACCTCCTGGTGAAGGTCTACAACCGGCGCGCGATCACCGTCGACGAGACGGTCGAGGAGCTGCTGACGTTCGCCGAGCGCCTGCGCCCGATGGTCGCGGACACCGCCCTCGTGCTCAACCAGGCGCTCGACGCGGGCAAGACCGTCGTGTTCGAGGCGGGGCAGGCCACGATGCTGGACGTCGACCACGGCACCTACCCGTTCGTCACGTCCTCCTCGGCGACGGCGGGCGGCGCGTGCACGGGCTCGGGCGTCGGGCCCACCCGCATCGACCGCGTCGTGGGCGTCATCAAGGCGTACACCACGCGCGTCGGCGAGGGCCCCTTCCCCACCGAGCTGCTGGACGACGCGGGCGAGTTCCTGCGCAAGACCGGCGGCGAGTACGGCACGACGACGGGTCGGCCGCGCCGCTGCGGCTGGTACGACGCGGTCGTCGCGCGGTACGCGTCGCGCGTCAACGGCCTGACCGACCTCGTCCTGACCAAGCTCGACGTGCTCACCGGCCTCGAGAAGATCCCGGTCTGCGTCGCGTACGACGTCGACGGCGTCCGGCACGACGAGATGCCCGTGGACCAGACGCAGTTCCACCACGCCGTCCCGGTCTACGAGGAGCTCGACGGGTGGTGGGAGGACATCTCGCAGTGCCGCACGTTCGAGGACCTGCCGGCGACCGCCCAGCGCTACGTGCTCGCGCTCGAGGAGATGTCGGGGACGCGGATCTCGAGCATCGGCGTGGGTCCGGGCCGCGAGGCGACGATCGTCCGTCACGACCTGCTGGGCTGAGACCCGGCGTGTGCGCCTAGGCTGACGGCCCGTGAGGATCCTCGTCATCGGCTCGGGCGCGCGCGAGCACGCCATCGTCCTCGCCCTCGCGGGCGGGCCCGACGTCCGGCCGGGCGCCGGCCCGGGGCACGAGCTGCACGCCGCACCGGGCAACCCCGGCATCGGCGCGCTCGCGCAGCGGCACGAGGTGGACGCGCTCGACCCCGACGCCGTGGCGGCGCTGGCGTCGCGGCTCGCGGCCGACCTGGTCGTCGTCGGGCCGGAGGGCCCGCTCGTCGCCGGTGTCGCCGACGCCGTGCGCGCGGCCGGCATCGCGTGCTTCGGGCCGAGCGCCGAGGCCGCCGTGCTCGAGGGCTCGAAGGCGTTCGCCAAGGACGTCATGGCGGCGGCCGGCGTGCCGACCGCGATGGCCCACGTGTGCACGACGCCGGCGGAGCTCGCCGACGCGCTCGACGCGTTCGGCGCCCCCTACGTGGTCAAGGACGACGGCCTCGCGGCCGGCAAGGGCGTCGTCGTCACGTCCGACCGCGACGAGGCGCTCGCGCACGGCGAGGCGTGCCTGCGCGCGGGCTCGCAGGTCGTGGTCGAGGAGTTCCTCGACGGGCCGGAGGTCTCCCTGTTCTGCCTGAGCGACGGCTCGACGGTCGTCCCGCTCGCACCCGCGCAGGACTACAAGCGCGCGCTCGACGGTGACGCGGGCCCCAACACCGGGGGCATGGGTGCCTACTCGCCGCTCCCGTGGGCGCCGCCCGGCCTGGTCGACGAGGTGATGACGCGCGTCGCCCAGCCGACCGTCGACGAGATGCGCCGCCGCGGCACGCCCTTCGTCGGCGTCCTGTACTGCGGCCTGGCACTGACGGGCCGCGGCGTGCGGGTCGTGGAGTTCAACGCGCGCTTCGGCGACCCCGAGACGCAGGTCGTGCTCGCGCGCCTCGCGACGCCGCTCGCCGACCTGCTGCTGGCCGCGGCGACGGGCCGCCTGGACCAGCAGCCGCGCCTGCGCTGGCACGACGACGCCGCGGTGACGGTCGTCGTCGCCGCGCCCGGCTACCCGGGCCCCGTCCGTGGTGGCGACCCGATCACCGGGGTCGAGGCGGCGGACGGGCTGCCGGCGGTGCACGTGCTCCACGCGGGCACCGCGTCCGGGCCGGACGGTGCGCTGGTCTCCGCCGGCGGGCGGGTGCTCTCCGTCGTCGGCCGCGGCCCCGGCCTGGACGCGGCGCGCGCCGCCGCCTACGCGGGGGTCGACCGGATCCGCCTCGACGGCTCGCACCACCGCAGCGACATCGCGGCGCGCATGCCGGAGCCGTCCTGACCGCGAGGACCCGGACGACCGCGGGCGCGCCCCCCACCGGACCCGCAGCCGCCCCGGTCCGCAGCGCCGGGCGCGGGCGACGCGGCGCCCTGGCGGCGCTGTCCGCCCTGGCGCTGGCCTCGGTCCCGCTCACGGGGTGCACGGCCGCGGCGCCCGCGCCGTCGCCGTCCCCCACGGCCGCGGCGACGCCCGTGCCCACGCCCACGCCGACCGGCCCGCCCCCCGCCGTCGTCGCGACCTCGCTCGGCGCGGAGCTCGCGCTCTACGCGGAGCCCGACGCGGCGGCGCCGTCGCGCACCCTGGTCTCGGCCGACGTCGTCTCCGTGCCCGAGGTCCCCCTCACCGCGCTGGTCGTGACGACCGACGGCGACTGGCTGGAGGTGCTGGTCCCCGCCGCGCCGGCGCAGGGCGGGACGCCCGCGGCGACGGCCTGGGTGCGCGCCGACGCCGTGACGCTCTCGTCCACGACGCTGCGGGTCGAGGTGCGGCTCGCCGAGCATCGCCTCCTGGTCGAGGACGCGGGGGAGGTCGTGCTCGACGTGGCCGTGGCCCTGGGCGGCGGCGGGGTCCCCGCACCGGGCAGGTACTCCGTCACCGAGCTGCTGCAGCCGCCGGCGGGGGGCGCCCTGCTCGGCGCCTACGCGTACGGGCTCTCGGGGCACCGGCCGGTGCTCGCCGCGTTCGCGGCCGGCGAGGTCCCGGTCGCGATCCACGGCGGCGCACCGCCGGAGGCCCTCGGCGGCGACGCCCCGACCGGGGGTGTCCGGCTCCAGGACCCCGACGTGGCACGCCTCGTGCAGGAGGTCGGGCTCCCGCTCGGCACACCCGTGGACGTCGTGGCCTGACGGCCGCCCGGCGCGCCACACTGCACGCATGACGCTCACGGTGCCCGGGTGGACGCACACCTACTCCGGCAAGGTCCGGGACCTCTACGTCCCGTCCGCGCCGCACCCCGACGGCGACGTCGTGCTCGTGGTCGCCAGCGACCGGATCAGCGCCTACGACCACGTCCTGGCCACTCCCGTCCCGGACAAGGGCGTCGTGCTCACGCAGCTGAGCCTGTGGTGGTTCGACCAGCTGGCCGACCTCGTGCCCAACCACGTGGTCTCGGGCACCGCCGAGCGTGACGGCGGGCGGGTGCCCGACGTCGTCGCCGGGCGGGCCATGGTCTGCCGCCGCCTCGACATGTTCCCCGTCGAGTGCGTGGCCCGCGGCTACCTGACGGGGTCCGGGCTCGCGGAGTACGTCGCGGGCGGGCAGGTGTGCGGTGTGCCGCTGCCGCCCGGGCTGCAGGACGGCTCGCGGCTGCCCGAGCCGATCTTCACGCCGGCGACGAAGGCCGCGCTGGGGGACCACGACGAGAACGTCAGCCTCGAGGTCGTCGCCGCACGGATCGGCGAGGCCGACGCCCACCTGCTGCGCGACCTCACCCTGGCGGTCTACGCCCGGGCCGAGGCCGTGGCGCGCGAGCGCGGCGTGCTCCTCGCCGACACCAAGCTCGAGCTCGGCCGCCCCGCGCAGGGCCCGCACGCGGGCGCCGTCGTGCTCGGGGACGAGGTGCTGACGCCCGACTCGTCGCGGTTCTGGCCGCTCGACACCTGGAGCCCGGGCCGCGCCCAGCCGAGCTTCGACAAGCAGTACGTGCGGGACTGGCTCACCTCGCCCGCGTCGGGCTGGGACCGCGCCTCCGACGCGCCACCGCCACCGCTGCCCGACGACGTCGTCGAGCGGACGCGCGCCAGATACCTCGAGGCCTACGAGCGACTGACGGGCAGCGCGCTGCCGCTCTGAAACGCCGCGACCCGGCTGTGAGCAGGCTCATACGCGTCCGGGGTGAGGGCAGGGTTATCTTCGTTAGGTAAGCCTATGCTTTACTGGCAGAGAGCGACGAGACGCGCATCACGTCGACCGCACGACCGCCCACCGCTCGACCGACCCGCAGCACTGCGAGGAGCCCGATGTCCGCGAGCACGCTCAACCGCGTGGAGCCCGCCTACCGGGCCTTCGAGGTCGAGGTCCTGCGCGCGCGCCGGCTCTCGCCGAGCTTCCTGCGGATGACCTTCACGGGCCCGGACCTGGACCTGTTCGCCGACGACGGCCTCGACCAGCGCATCAAGCTGGTCCTGCCGGCCGCGTGCGGCGCGCGGGTCGACGCCGCGCTCTTCACGAGCGACTCGTGGTTCGAGACGTGGCGCGCGATGCCCGACGACGAGCGGTACCCGCTGCGCACCTACACGGTGCGCGCGGTCCGGCAGGCGGAGCGCGAGGTCGACGTCGACGTCGTGCTGCACGGCGTCGCGCCCGGCGCGGTGACGACGCGCGGCTGCGGCCTGGCCGAGCTGCTGGGCTGCGCGTGCTCGTCGCAGGTGGGTCCCGCGGTGCGCTGGTGCGCCGCCGCCCGCTCCGGCGACCCGATCGTCCTCATCGGCCCCAACGCGCGCTTCGACGGCCGGACCGGCATCGAGTGGCAGCCGCCGGCCGACGCCGGCACCTTCCTGCTCGCCGGCGACGAGACCGCCGTCCCCGCGATCTGCTCGATCGTCGAGCAGCTGTCCGCGGACGCGCGCGGCCACGCCTTCCTCGAGGTACCCACCGCGCACGACGTGCTGGAGGTGCGCGCGCCCGCCGGCGTCGAGCTGCACTGGCTGCCCCGGTCGCGCCCGGCCACCGACTCGGACGTCCGCATCGACGCGCCCCACGGCAGCCTGCTGGACGCCGCGGTCCGCAGCACCGTGACCGCGGCCGTGGAGCGTCGCGCGGCCGCCGCCGTCCCGCTCGAGGACGTCGACGTGGACCACCAGATCATGTGGGAGGTGCCGGAGCAGCCGACCGCGGCCGACGGCGTCTACGCGTGGATCGCGGGGGAGGCGGGCGTCGTCAAGGAGCTGCGCCGCTTCCTCGTCCGCGACATCGGCCTCGACCGCCGCTCGGTGGCCTTCATGGGCTACTGGCGCCACGGTCGCGCCGAGGGCTGACGCCCCGCGACGACGTCGCCGGTCCGCCTGCCACCGGCGGCCCGAGCCACCCGCACCGCACGACACCCACAGCACCAGCACGTCCGCCGAATGGAGCACCCATGTCCCCCGCACGCCCCCGCACGCCGCGCCTCGCGCGCCGGCGCGCCGCCGCCCTCCTCGTCGCCGCGACGACCGCCCTCACGCTCGCCGCGTGCGGCGGCACCGCCGACGACGGCGACGAGGCCGGGGCCGCCACCTCGGAGGAGTCCTCCGCCTTCCCCGTGACCATCGAGCACGCGCTGGGCACGACGACGATCGAGGAGGAGCCCGAGCGCGTCGTGACGCTGGGCTGGGGGTCGCAGGACACGGCCCTCGCGCTCGGCGTCGTGCCCGTCGGCATCCCGGCCGACACCTGGGCCGGTGACCCGGAGACCGGGCTGCTGCCCTGGACCGCCGAGGCGATCGACGAGCTCGGCGGCGAGCTGCCCGAGA is a genomic window containing:
- a CDS encoding STAS domain-containing protein — translated: MIEIAMSPATTTLTIAGDLDLSERDQFPEITARITGLRRQLLVIDMCGVTFMDSTGAAFLISLADAGRKRGGATVLRGCDERELFVLEVCGALPMFRIDGEHVCPPVASTRA
- a CDS encoding DUF3151 domain-containing protein; translated protein: MAHENPHANLLGGPAPTLLPADHPDTAARAALASAGARDVARAHPASSIAWALLAEEELGHDDVAAYAYARTGYHRGLDALRRAGWRGTGPVPADHVTNQGFLRALLALAQSAAAIGEVAEAERCTAFLADCGTTPAEVEALRAAAPA
- a CDS encoding adenylosuccinate synthase, whose protein sequence is MPAVVVLGAQWGDEGKGKATDQLGSRVDHVVKFNGGNNAGHTVVIDGEKYALHLLPSGILSPGVTPVIGNGVVIDLEVLFQEIDALEVRGVDTSRLLVSSSAHLIAPYNRTIDKVTERFLGKRRIGTTGRGIGPTYADKISRVGIRVQDLFDEHILRQKVEGALDQKNHLLVKVYNRRAITVDETVEELLTFAERLRPMVADTALVLNQALDAGKTVVFEAGQATMLDVDHGTYPFVTSSSATAGGACTGSGVGPTRIDRVVGVIKAYTTRVGEGPFPTELLDDAGEFLRKTGGEYGTTTGRPRRCGWYDAVVARYASRVNGLTDLVLTKLDVLTGLEKIPVCVAYDVDGVRHDEMPVDQTQFHHAVPVYEELDGWWEDISQCRTFEDLPATAQRYVLALEEMSGTRISSIGVGPGREATIVRHDLLG
- the purD gene encoding phosphoribosylamine--glycine ligase, which codes for MRILVIGSGAREHAIVLALAGGPDVRPGAGPGHELHAAPGNPGIGALAQRHEVDALDPDAVAALASRLAADLVVVGPEGPLVAGVADAVRAAGIACFGPSAEAAVLEGSKAFAKDVMAAAGVPTAMAHVCTTPAELADALDAFGAPYVVKDDGLAAGKGVVVTSDRDEALAHGEACLRAGSQVVVEEFLDGPEVSLFCLSDGSTVVPLAPAQDYKRALDGDAGPNTGGMGAYSPLPWAPPGLVDEVMTRVAQPTVDEMRRRGTPFVGVLYCGLALTGRGVRVVEFNARFGDPETQVVLARLATPLADLLLAAATGRLDQQPRLRWHDDAAVTVVVAAPGYPGPVRGGDPITGVEAADGLPAVHVLHAGTASGPDGALVSAGGRVLSVVGRGPGLDAARAAAYAGVDRIRLDGSHHRSDIAARMPEPS
- a CDS encoding L,D-transpeptidase codes for the protein MPTPTPTGPPPAVVATSLGAELALYAEPDAAAPSRTLVSADVVSVPEVPLTALVVTTDGDWLEVLVPAAPAQGGTPAATAWVRADAVTLSSTTLRVEVRLAEHRLLVEDAGEVVLDVAVALGGGGVPAPGRYSVTELLQPPAGGALLGAYAYGLSGHRPVLAAFAAGEVPVAIHGGAPPEALGGDAPTGGVRLQDPDVARLVQEVGLPLGTPVDVVA
- a CDS encoding phosphoribosylaminoimidazolesuccinocarboxamide synthase, whose amino-acid sequence is MTLTVPGWTHTYSGKVRDLYVPSAPHPDGDVVLVVASDRISAYDHVLATPVPDKGVVLTQLSLWWFDQLADLVPNHVVSGTAERDGGRVPDVVAGRAMVCRRLDMFPVECVARGYLTGSGLAEYVAGGQVCGVPLPPGLQDGSRLPEPIFTPATKAALGDHDENVSLEVVAARIGEADAHLLRDLTLAVYARAEAVARERGVLLADTKLELGRPAQGPHAGAVVLGDEVLTPDSSRFWPLDTWSPGRAQPSFDKQYVRDWLTSPASGWDRASDAPPPPLPDDVVERTRARYLEAYERLTGSALPL
- a CDS encoding siderophore-interacting protein — encoded protein: MSASTLNRVEPAYRAFEVEVLRARRLSPSFLRMTFTGPDLDLFADDGLDQRIKLVLPAACGARVDAALFTSDSWFETWRAMPDDERYPLRTYTVRAVRQAEREVDVDVVLHGVAPGAVTTRGCGLAELLGCACSSQVGPAVRWCAAARSGDPIVLIGPNARFDGRTGIEWQPPADAGTFLLAGDETAVPAICSIVEQLSADARGHAFLEVPTAHDVLEVRAPAGVELHWLPRSRPATDSDVRIDAPHGSLLDAAVRSTVTAAVERRAAAAVPLEDVDVDHQIMWEVPEQPTAADGVYAWIAGEAGVVKELRRFLVRDIGLDRRSVAFMGYWRHGRAEG